From Moraxella sp. K1664, one genomic window encodes:
- a CDS encoding GDSL-type esterase/lipase family protein, translating to MTNRRLFLKILVISPIVLAMACSETPKVAKLAQGSRVVALGDSLTFGYGADKSQSYPVILAQKTGWNIINMGVNGDTTKDVLNRMDSVISENPKLVLLGIGGNDVLRRVNASETRANLVSIIKTLQDKNIPVVLIAEPHLSASALFGKASDNPVYKDVADEMNVPLLEKAWSNILSDDKLKSDQIHANGAGYAKFADELYQFLKEIGYV from the coding sequence ATGACCAATCGCCGATTATTTTTAAAGATCCTTGTCATTTCGCCCATCGTTCTAGCGATGGCGTGTAGTGAGACGCCCAAAGTCGCCAAACTTGCCCAAGGCAGTAGGGTGGTGGCATTGGGCGACAGTCTTACCTTTGGCTATGGGGCGGACAAATCCCAAAGCTATCCTGTTATCCTTGCCCAAAAAACAGGCTGGAACATCATCAATATGGGGGTCAATGGCGATACGACCAAAGACGTGTTAAACCGCATGGACAGCGTGATTAGCGAAAATCCCAAATTGGTACTACTAGGCATTGGCGGTAATGACGTGCTAAGGCGAGTAAATGCGAGCGAAACCCGTGCCAATTTGGTAAGCATTATCAAGACTCTACAAGACAAAAATATCCCTGTGGTGCTGATTGCAGAGCCACATTTGTCCGCCAGTGCGTTGTTTGGTAAGGCAAGCGACAACCCTGTTTATAAAGACGTGGCGGACGAGATGAATGTGCCGTTACTTGAAAAAGCATGGTCAAATATCCTATCGGACGACAAGCTCAAATCCGACCAAATCCACGCCAATGGGGCAGGGTATGCCAAATTTGCCGATGAATTATATCAGTTTTTAAAGGAAATTGGCTATGTCTAG